A section of the Paracoccaceae bacterium genome encodes:
- a CDS encoding FxsA family protein, whose protein sequence is MYLFLAFLAVPLIEIALFIQVGGAIGLWPTLGIVVLTAILGTWLVRQQGALAIAQLRGSINELRDPTEPLAHGAMILISGALLLTPGFFTDAVGFALLIPAFRAAAYRWLRSKVTVQQFSYGDQQPQRPMRDDIIDGDFSDVTPSDGKPLPGAPQGPPSGWTRH, encoded by the coding sequence ATGTACTTGTTTTTGGCCTTTCTGGCCGTTCCGCTGATCGAAATTGCGCTGTTCATTCAGGTGGGCGGGGCAATCGGCCTGTGGCCAACACTGGGAATCGTTGTTCTGACGGCGATTCTGGGCACTTGGCTGGTCCGTCAGCAGGGGGCGCTGGCCATCGCGCAGCTGCGCGGGTCGATCAACGAGCTTCGCGATCCAACCGAACCGCTGGCCCATGGCGCGATGATCCTGATCTCTGGCGCATTGTTGCTGACGCCAGGGTTCTTCACCGACGCCGTTGGCTTTGCCCTGTTGATCCCTGCGTTCCGCGCCGCGGCTTATCGCTGGCTACGCAGCAAGGTTACAGTGCAGCAGTTTTCCTATGGCGACCAGCAACCGCAGCGCCCCATGCGCGACGATATCATTGACGGTGACTTCAGCGATGTAACACCTTCGGATGGCAAACCGCTGCCCGGGGCACCCCAGGGTCCGCCATCAGGCTGGACCCGGCATTGA
- the trxA gene encoding thioredoxin — MATVAVTDDTFDAEVRQSDVPVVVDFWAEWCGPCKQIGPALEELSDEYDGKVKIVKVNVDENPNSPGQLGVRGIPALFMFKGGEVVSNKVGAAPKAALQSWIDEVV; from the coding sequence ATGGCCACCGTTGCCGTAACCGATGATACTTTTGATGCCGAAGTGCGCCAGTCCGACGTGCCGGTCGTCGTCGATTTCTGGGCTGAATGGTGCGGCCCCTGCAAGCAGATCGGCCCGGCCCTGGAAGAACTGTCGGACGAATACGACGGCAAGGTGAAGATCGTCAAAGTCAACGTTGACGAGAATCCGAATTCGCCCGGTCAGCTTGGCGTTCGCGGCATTCCCGCGCTGTTCATGTTCAAGGGCGGCGAGGTTGTATCCAACAAGGTCGGCGCCGCGCCAAAGGCGGCGCTGCAAAGCTGGATCGACGAAGTCGTCTGA
- a CDS encoding DNA mismatch repair protein MutS, whose amino-acid sequence MARKRRPLSPEDEDLWRRVAKTTTPLRPDVRQPLIQPPPAAVKKPPKPVKPAFAPAPFRLGSQASEAPRHDLAPSVAEQLDAVPLRMDKKTFARLKRGKSRPEARLDLHGMTLDQAQGALFGFIPSTRARGCRLVLVITGKGRNRDGGGPIPERMGVLRHQVPRWLNGPALAAMVQQVTPAHPRHGGSGALYVYLRR is encoded by the coding sequence GTGGCGCGCAAACGGCGGCCTTTGTCGCCCGAAGACGAAGACCTGTGGCGGCGGGTTGCCAAAACCACAACCCCTCTGCGGCCGGATGTCCGGCAACCTTTGATTCAGCCGCCACCCGCCGCAGTCAAGAAACCGCCAAAACCTGTCAAACCCGCCTTTGCCCCTGCCCCGTTTCGATTGGGCAGCCAGGCATCCGAAGCGCCGCGACACGATCTGGCACCAAGCGTGGCCGAGCAATTGGACGCCGTCCCGTTGCGCATGGACAAGAAGACCTTCGCGCGGTTGAAGCGCGGCAAATCCCGGCCCGAAGCGCGACTTGACCTGCATGGGATGACCCTGGACCAGGCTCAGGGCGCGCTGTTCGGTTTCATCCCTTCGACCCGCGCACGCGGTTGCCGCCTTGTGCTGGTCATCACTGGTAAAGGGCGCAACCGCGACGGTGGCGGCCCGATTCCCGAACGCATGGGTGTGTTGCGTCATCAAGTGCCGCGCTGGTTGAATGGGCCTGCGCTGGCTGCGATGGTCCAGCAAGTCACGCCAGCGCATCCGCGCCATGGAGGCTCAGGTGCGTTGTATGTCTACCTCAGGCGCTGA
- a CDS encoding murein transglycosylase, which yields MVRLLAIWAAALALFWGADMAEARYTILDFDELDGWESDDHRAALDVFLSTCTDMDDADWDPVCILARRQSNARTFFEAFFRPVLIEDGNPGLYTGYFEPELLGSRRPTERFRYPLYRKPSTIPPGTAWYTRGEIEEQNLMDGRNLEIAWVESPVDVFFLQVQGSGRVRLADGGVIRVGYGGNNGHPYRSVGAEMVRRGLLPAHKVSAQVIRNWVKKFPDEGARLLRHNPSFVFFREVNRVAADKGPLGAMNRSITPNRTVAVDPDYVPLGAPVWLEKHGKSPIRRLMIAQDTGSAIKGAQRADIFYGTGSEAGREAGRIKDPGRIVVLMPIQRAFALVPEG from the coding sequence ATGGTTCGCCTGCTGGCAATCTGGGCGGCAGCACTGGCGCTGTTCTGGGGGGCTGACATGGCCGAGGCCCGTTACACAATTCTCGATTTCGATGAATTGGATGGCTGGGAAAGCGACGATCACCGCGCCGCGCTGGACGTCTTTCTGTCGACCTGTACCGATATGGACGATGCCGATTGGGATCCGGTCTGTATTCTGGCACGCCGGCAATCCAACGCACGCACATTCTTCGAAGCGTTCTTCCGTCCGGTCCTGATCGAAGACGGCAATCCCGGCCTCTACACCGGCTATTTCGAGCCCGAGCTTCTGGGCAGCCGCCGCCCGACCGAACGCTTCCGCTATCCGCTGTATCGCAAACCCAGCACGATCCCGCCCGGCACCGCCTGGTACACCCGCGGCGAGATTGAAGAACAGAACCTGATGGACGGGCGCAATCTGGAAATTGCCTGGGTCGAAAGCCCGGTTGATGTGTTCTTTCTTCAGGTGCAAGGCTCCGGGCGCGTGCGTCTGGCCGATGGTGGGGTGATCCGCGTCGGTTACGGCGGCAACAACGGGCACCCCTATCGCTCGGTCGGGGCCGAGATGGTGCGCCGCGGGCTGTTGCCGGCCCATAAGGTTTCGGCGCAGGTGATCCGCAACTGGGTCAAGAAGTTCCCCGATGAAGGGGCCCGGTTGCTGCGCCACAATCCCAGCTTCGTCTTCTTTCGCGAGGTGAATCGCGTGGCCGCCGACAAGGGACCGCTTGGTGCGATGAACCGGTCGATCACGCCAAACCGCACTGTTGCGGTGGACCCCGATTATGTGCCGCTGGGTGCGCCTGTCTGGCTGGAAAAACACGGAAAATCCCCGATTCGCCGCCTGATGATTGCGCAGGATACCGGTTCGGCGATCAAGGGTGCGCAAAGGGCCGACATATTCTATGGCACGGGATCCGAGGCCGGGCGCGAGGCTGGCCGGATCAAGGATCCGGGCCGGATCGTGGTGCTGATGCCGATCCAGCGCGCCTTTGCGCTGGTGCCCGAAGGCTAG
- the hslV gene encoding ATP-dependent protease subunit HslV gives MQDDSFPGWHGTTIIGVRKGGKAVVAGDGQVSLGQTVIKGTARKVRRLSPGGQDVVAGFAGSTADAFTLLERLETKLEATPGQLQRAAVELAKDWRTDKYLQKLEAMLIVTDGSALYVITGAGDVLEPEHDVAAIGSGGNYALAAARALMDGDLDAETVARKAMAIASDICVYTNGSLTVEVIDQ, from the coding sequence ATGCAGGACGATAGTTTTCCCGGCTGGCACGGAACGACCATCATCGGTGTACGCAAGGGTGGCAAAGCGGTTGTTGCCGGCGACGGCCAGGTCAGCCTGGGCCAGACCGTCATCAAGGGCACGGCGCGCAAGGTGCGGCGCCTGTCGCCCGGCGGTCAGGACGTAGTCGCCGGATTTGCCGGGTCGACGGCAGATGCGTTTACCCTGCTGGAACGACTGGAAACCAAGCTGGAGGCAACCCCCGGCCAGCTTCAGCGCGCCGCGGTCGAATTGGCGAAAGACTGGCGCACCGACAAATACCTGCAAAAGCTTGAGGCGATGCTGATCGTCACCGACGGGTCCGCTCTTTATGTGATCACAGGCGCCGGGGACGTTCTTGAACCCGAACATGACGTGGCCGCGATCGGGTCTGGCGGCAACTATGCGCTGGCCGCGGCACGGGCGCTGATGGATGGTGATCTTGACGCTGAAACCGTGGCCCGCAAGGCGATGGCGATTGCATCGGATATCTGCGTCTACACAAACGGATCGCTGACTGTTGAGGTGATTGATCAATGA
- a CDS encoding phosphotransferase, producing MRDKWISQLLDDWVPLALRAGLTPDAFQPNDSWHRRDARRAHLVLRLDGPQRSVIVKRIFAPVDQDRFRAATSAQRRAEAALRGHPTANAPRILATDPEACICLMDCAPGETVDALCADTSDPMPALRRAGAWLAAFHKSAAQEQRRFQPGYMVDHIADLGRQVGDGTLKIRAPAVFLSHARHVPGWARSFDQGPTVSAVKHGDMNMRNILLDDHGCATGIDFSGQGPTPVGFDIARFLLNHAEVYGDLDHLKTGSAVAPAALAAFFEGYDIVGPADASVAFMLKLQLLIDWVRVPPEDKGSSMLHHIRFQRIRKLAEVAFG from the coding sequence ATGCGCGACAAATGGATCAGTCAGCTGCTTGACGACTGGGTGCCGCTTGCGCTGCGGGCGGGGCTGACGCCTGATGCCTTTCAACCCAATGACAGCTGGCATCGCAGGGACGCCCGGCGTGCGCATCTTGTGCTGCGGCTGGACGGCCCGCAACGCTCGGTCATTGTGAAACGCATATTCGCACCGGTTGATCAGGACAGGTTTCGCGCCGCAACGTCTGCCCAGCGCCGGGCCGAGGCGGCGTTGCGCGGACACCCGACAGCCAATGCGCCGCGCATTCTGGCAACGGATCCGGAGGCCTGTATCTGTCTTATGGACTGCGCGCCGGGCGAAACGGTTGACGCACTCTGTGCGGATACATCCGATCCGATGCCGGCATTGCGCCGGGCGGGTGCCTGGTTGGCCGCATTTCACAAAAGTGCTGCGCAGGAACAGCGTCGATTCCAGCCCGGATACATGGTTGATCACATCGCAGATCTGGGTCGACAGGTCGGGGATGGCACCTTGAAAATTCGCGCCCCGGCGGTGTTCCTGTCGCATGCGCGGCATGTGCCCGGTTGGGCGCGGTCTTTTGATCAGGGCCCTACAGTCAGCGCCGTCAAACATGGCGACATGAACATGCGAAACATCCTGCTGGATGATCACGGCTGTGCGACCGGCATAGATTTTTCGGGGCAGGGTCCGACACCTGTGGGCTTTGATATCGCAAGGTTCCTGCTGAACCATGCCGAGGTTTATGGTGACCTCGATCATCTGAAAACGGGAAGCGCCGTTGCACCGGCCGCGCTGGCAGCATTCTTTGAAGGCTATGACATTGTTGGCCCGGCCGACGCATCGGTGGCCTTCATGTTGAAACTTCAATTGTTGATTGACTGGGTGCGGGTGCCGCCAGAAGACAAGGGGTCGTCAATGCTTCACCACATCCGGTTTCAGCGGATCCGCAAACTGGCCGAGGTTGCCTTCGGATGA
- a CDS encoding Tim44/TimA family putative adaptor protein has translation MSSAVIQLLVLAGVAVFLVVKLKNVLGTREGFEKPPAPLPGRSDGAKSGRPDLEVIDGGPDRDITDHVDEDSTAAKALAAMKTAEPGFNFTEFLGGAKGAYEMILMAFEGGDIDSIRAFLSEDVAEAFDQVIANRKKEGLTVDANFVGLREVALQDARFTKKSSEGELVVKFVGELTSVVRDNAGDIVEGNPTEIKRQRDIWTFARKMGSDDPNWQLVATGE, from the coding sequence ATGTCGTCTGCTGTCATCCAGCTTCTGGTGCTCGCCGGGGTCGCGGTATTCCTGGTCGTGAAACTGAAAAACGTCCTCGGCACGCGCGAAGGATTTGAAAAACCGCCCGCACCGCTGCCCGGTCGCAGCGATGGCGCAAAAAGCGGCCGTCCCGATCTTGAGGTCATCGATGGTGGCCCGGACCGCGACATCACCGATCACGTAGATGAAGATTCGACCGCCGCCAAAGCGCTGGCGGCGATGAAAACCGCCGAACCGGGTTTTAATTTCACGGAATTCCTCGGCGGGGCCAAAGGCGCTTATGAGATGATCTTGATGGCCTTTGAGGGTGGCGACATCGACAGTATCCGCGCGTTCCTGTCCGAAGATGTGGCCGAAGCCTTCGATCAGGTGATCGCGAACCGCAAGAAAGAAGGCCTGACAGTCGACGCCAATTTCGTCGGCCTGCGCGAGGTTGCCCTGCAAGACGCCCGCTTCACCAAGAAATCGTCCGAGGGTGAACTGGTGGTCAAATTCGTCGGCGAACTGACCTCGGTCGTGCGCGACAACGCCGGTGACATCGTTGAAGGCAACCCGACCGAGATCAAGCGCCAGCGCGATATCTGGACCTTTGCGCGCAAAATGGGCTCGGACGATCCGAACTGGCAACTGGTCGCTACTGGCGAGTGA
- the addA gene encoding double-strand break repair helicase AddA: MSALNEATIRQHQAADPAGSTWLSANAGSGKTRVLTDRVARLLLQGVPPQNILCLTYTKAAASEMQNRLFKRLGEWAMLPEDVLREALSDLGVDHIADLPRARTLFARAIEAPGGLKIQTIHAFCSAVLRRFPLEAGVSPQFVEIDERAQKILIGDVLEAMADDPQAGPLVDALALHYTGEDIARLAAEMARHRAEFEDPMSRDEVWKRFGLESGLTGQDLLDRVLEPPSRGVISDLMPILRTGKSNDQKAATELAGFDPDAPDIGDLVAFESVFLTGSGAKAPFAAKVGAFPTKDSRLKVAEPTALDALMERVADARPVRLALLGAEKTAALHGFAAGFLPRYSREKLRRGWLDFDDLILKTRRLLSEPSVADWVLFRLDGGTDHILVDEAQDTNPVQWQVIELLAREFAAGHGARADTHRTLFVVGDRKQSIYSFQGADPDAFDRMFDHFEDRLGAGVQRLELRHSFRSSRAILQVVDATFAGDAGAGLGQSTLHEAFHETMPGRVDLWPIIDNPEKQPDKDWFDPVDLPGKQDAKSQLASAIAQEVKRLIDAGVTLTDQEGKTRRISAGDILILLQRRSQMFHQIIRCCKAEGLAVAGVDRLKLNDELAVRDITALLSFLVTPEDNLSLATALRSPLFGWSEDALYNLAQGRDGAFLWQAMRDRDQTSEARQTLDLLRRDADFLRPYELIERILTRHHGRARLLGRLGVEAEDGIDELLNQALAYERLEVPSLTGFLAWLDSGDVEVKRELAGKGRAIRVMTVHGAKGLEAPVVILPDTLRDQRAGADELLVPPGEAPLWKQPRDERPPILARAVDAQTAADAAERRRLLYVAMTRAENWLIVCGAGQRPAGSTSWYDLVETGMTAVAPAELGTPAGAGQRFETGLWADPIAEMGDEPASDPAGLPTWIGEPAPRPDSSLPTLSPSDLGGAKALAGEHSGEADEAASLRRGRLIHLALEHLPELARLAWETDGAAILRQSPDRPDADEIAECLAHAIAALDSPAMADALLPGALAEVGVTATLEELGGQRIHGTIDRLIVSDDRVLAIDYKSNRIIPANPDAVPDGLLRQMGAYAAALAQIYPDRRNDTAILWTGGPVLMPLPHDIVRMALRRTTLP, translated from the coding sequence ATGAGCGCCCTGAACGAAGCCACGATACGCCAGCATCAGGCCGCGGATCCGGCCGGATCCACCTGGCTGTCGGCCAACGCAGGCTCGGGCAAGACGCGGGTGCTGACCGACCGGGTTGCGCGTCTGCTGCTGCAAGGTGTGCCACCGCAGAACATTCTGTGCCTGACCTATACCAAGGCCGCCGCGTCCGAGATGCAGAATCGCCTGTTCAAGCGCCTTGGGGAATGGGCCATGCTGCCCGAAGATGTGCTGCGCGAAGCACTTTCTGACCTTGGCGTCGATCACATTGCGGATCTGCCCCGCGCCCGCACCCTGTTCGCCCGCGCCATCGAAGCGCCCGGCGGGCTGAAAATCCAGACGATCCATGCCTTTTGCAGCGCGGTCCTGCGCCGCTTTCCCCTGGAAGCGGGCGTGTCACCGCAGTTTGTCGAAATTGACGAGCGGGCCCAGAAAATACTGATCGGCGATGTGCTGGAAGCGATGGCCGATGACCCCCAAGCCGGCCCTTTGGTCGACGCGCTGGCGTTGCACTACACAGGCGAAGACATCGCCCGGCTTGCCGCCGAAATGGCCCGCCACCGGGCAGAGTTTGAAGACCCCATGTCCCGGGATGAGGTCTGGAAACGGTTCGGACTCGAATCGGGACTGACCGGGCAGGATCTGTTGGACCGTGTTCTTGAACCACCGTCGAGGGGCGTGATCAGCGATCTGATGCCCATCCTTCGAACGGGTAAGTCCAACGATCAGAAAGCCGCGACAGAGCTGGCCGGATTTGACCCTGATGCACCAGATATCGGGGATCTTGTCGCTTTTGAGAGTGTCTTTTTGACCGGCAGCGGCGCCAAGGCACCTTTCGCGGCGAAAGTCGGTGCATTTCCAACGAAAGACAGCCGCTTGAAAGTGGCGGAGCCGACAGCGCTCGACGCGTTGATGGAACGTGTTGCCGATGCCCGACCGGTGCGGCTGGCCCTTCTTGGCGCTGAGAAAACCGCAGCGCTGCACGGTTTTGCCGCCGGCTTCCTGCCACGGTATAGCCGCGAAAAACTGCGGCGCGGATGGCTCGACTTTGACGATCTGATCCTGAAAACCCGCAGATTGCTTAGCGAGCCTTCGGTGGCAGACTGGGTCCTGTTCCGCCTTGATGGCGGCACCGATCATATCCTTGTGGACGAAGCGCAGGACACAAACCCGGTGCAATGGCAGGTGATCGAGCTTCTGGCCCGTGAATTCGCCGCCGGGCACGGCGCGCGGGCCGACACGCACCGCACCCTGTTCGTCGTGGGCGATCGCAAGCAATCCATCTATTCGTTCCAGGGGGCCGACCCGGATGCGTTTGACCGCATGTTCGACCACTTCGAAGACCGCCTTGGCGCCGGTGTTCAACGGTTGGAGTTGCGGCATTCATTCCGATCATCGCGCGCGATATTGCAGGTCGTCGATGCGACATTTGCCGGTGACGCGGGCGCGGGGCTGGGGCAGAGCACGTTGCACGAAGCCTTTCATGAAACGATGCCCGGGCGTGTCGACCTGTGGCCGATCATCGACAACCCGGAAAAACAACCGGACAAAGACTGGTTTGATCCCGTGGATCTGCCGGGCAAACAGGATGCCAAAAGTCAGCTGGCCAGCGCGATTGCGCAGGAGGTCAAACGCCTGATTGATGCCGGGGTCACCTTGACTGATCAAGAGGGCAAGACGCGCCGGATCAGCGCCGGGGATATCCTGATCCTGCTGCAACGCCGGTCGCAGATGTTTCATCAGATTATCCGGTGCTGCAAGGCCGAAGGGCTTGCTGTTGCCGGTGTTGACAGGCTGAAGCTGAATGACGAACTGGCCGTGCGCGATATCACCGCTTTGTTGTCGTTTCTGGTCACGCCCGAAGACAACCTGTCCCTGGCCACCGCCCTGCGATCCCCCTTGTTCGGCTGGTCGGAAGATGCGCTGTACAATCTGGCACAGGGGCGTGATGGGGCGTTCCTGTGGCAAGCCATGCGGGATCGTGATCAGACCAGCGAGGCACGTCAAACACTCGATCTGTTGCGCCGGGATGCAGATTTCCTGCGCCCCTATGAGCTGATCGAGCGTATTCTGACCCGCCATCATGGCCGGGCCCGCCTGCTGGGGCGGCTTGGCGTCGAAGCGGAAGACGGGATCGACGAGTTGCTCAATCAGGCGCTGGCGTATGAGCGGCTGGAAGTGCCCAGCCTGACGGGATTCCTGGCCTGGCTTGACAGCGGCGATGTCGAGGTGAAACGCGAACTGGCGGGAAAAGGGCGTGCCATTCGGGTGATGACGGTTCATGGCGCGAAGGGGCTGGAAGCGCCGGTTGTCATTTTGCCGGACACCCTGCGGGATCAGCGCGCCGGCGCGGATGAGCTGTTGGTTCCGCCGGGAGAAGCCCCCCTGTGGAAGCAGCCAAGGGACGAAAGGCCCCCCATACTTGCTCGTGCGGTGGATGCGCAGACGGCGGCGGACGCAGCTGAACGCCGCCGGTTGCTTTATGTTGCGATGACCCGCGCGGAAAACTGGCTGATCGTCTGTGGCGCAGGCCAACGCCCGGCAGGGTCGACAAGCTGGTACGATCTGGTCGAAACCGGAATGACGGCGGTCGCACCCGCTGAACTCGGAACCCCGGCAGGCGCTGGCCAACGGTTTGAGACGGGCCTCTGGGCCGATCCGATTGCCGAGATGGGTGATGAACCGGCGTCAGATCCTGCCGGATTGCCGACATGGATCGGTGAACCGGCACCCAGGCCGGATAGTTCGCTGCCGACGCTGTCGCCCTCGGACCTCGGCGGTGCCAAGGCGCTGGCTGGGGAGCATTCCGGTGAAGCAGATGAAGCGGCCAGCCTGCGGCGCGGTCGTCTGATCCATCTGGCGCTGGAGCATCTGCCAGAACTGGCGAGGTTGGCGTGGGAAACCGATGGGGCCGCGATCCTGCGGCAAAGCCCCGACCGGCCCGACGCCGATGAAATTGCTGAATGTCTGGCCCATGCCATTGCCGCATTGGACAGCCCAGCAATGGCCGATGCACTTTTGCCCGGCGCGCTGGCCGAGGTTGGGGTGACGGCGACGCTTGAGGAACTGGGCGGGCAACGCATTCACGGCACAATCGACCGGCTGATCGTGTCAGACGACCGCGTTCTGGCCATCGACTACAAATCGAACCGGATTATTCCTGCGAACCCTGATGCGGTGCCCGACGGGCTGTTGCGTCAGATGGGCGCATATGCCGCCGCGTTGGCGCAGATCTATCCGGATCGCCGGAACGACACCGCGATTCTGTGGACCGGCGGGCCGGTTCTGATGCCACTTCCGCACGACATCGTGAGGATGGCACTGCGCCGCACCACACTCCCTTGA
- a CDS encoding MFS transporter produces MGFLTFLRANAPFLGAGALLAFTSSYGQTYFISLFAGEIRGAFGLSHGAWGGIYTVGTMISAVVMIWAGVLTDRFRVRHLGAIVAVVLALACLLMAGAQNGAMLILAVFLLRFAGQGMMSHLSVVAMARWFVATRGRALSIAAMGFSFGQAILPILFVALLVRFDWRWLWLLAAVMVLLTMPVLARLPRAERTPQSIARQTQSVGMQGRHWTRRDVLHHWLFWMMVPVLLGPPAWGTALFFQQVHLTEVKGWALVDYVALMPLFTAAALGATLVAGALIDRFGSAVLAMAYMVPYVVSFVIMAAAETLFGAAISLVVFALGSGIQATVPAALWAEFFGTRHLGSIKALSAALMVFGSAIGPGISGVLIDWGLSFPQQMWGYAVYFAVAGVIITLGLLPARKLLPSAPEVDIQRT; encoded by the coding sequence ATGGGTTTCCTGACATTTCTGCGCGCAAACGCGCCATTCCTTGGTGCAGGGGCGCTTCTGGCGTTTACGTCAAGCTATGGGCAGACATATTTCATCTCGCTCTTTGCAGGTGAAATTCGGGGCGCGTTCGGGCTGAGCCACGGCGCCTGGGGCGGGATCTATACGGTTGGAACGATGATATCGGCGGTGGTCATGATCTGGGCCGGGGTGCTGACCGACCGTTTTCGCGTCCGCCATCTTGGGGCGATTGTCGCGGTTGTTCTGGCGCTGGCCTGCCTGCTGATGGCCGGGGCGCAGAATGGCGCGATGTTGATCCTGGCGGTGTTTCTTCTGCGCTTTGCGGGGCAGGGCATGATGAGCCACCTCAGCGTCGTTGCCATGGCCCGTTGGTTTGTCGCCACGCGGGGGCGGGCACTATCGATTGCAGCTATGGGGTTTTCGTTCGGGCAGGCGATACTGCCGATTCTGTTCGTCGCACTTCTGGTCCGGTTTGACTGGCGTTGGCTTTGGCTGCTTGCCGCTGTGATGGTGCTTTTGACCATGCCGGTTCTGGCGCGGTTGCCGCGTGCGGAACGCACACCGCAATCCATCGCCAGGCAAACCCAGTCCGTTGGGATGCAGGGTCGTCACTGGACCCGCCGCGATGTTCTGCATCATTGGCTGTTCTGGATGATGGTGCCGGTGCTGCTGGGCCCGCCTGCCTGGGGCACGGCGCTGTTCTTTCAACAGGTGCATCTGACCGAGGTGAAAGGCTGGGCGCTGGTTGACTATGTGGCCCTGATGCCGCTGTTCACCGCTGCCGCTCTGGGCGCAACACTTGTCGCCGGAGCATTGATTGACCGCTTCGGGTCTGCGGTGCTGGCGATGGCCTATATGGTCCCTTATGTTGTGTCCTTCGTTATCATGGCCGCCGCCGAAACCCTGTTCGGCGCAGCGATCAGCCTGGTGGTATTTGCCCTTGGTTCAGGCATCCAGGCGACCGTGCCAGCAGCCCTCTGGGCCGAATTCTTTGGCACCAGACATCTGGGATCCATCAAGGCGCTGTCCGCGGCGCTGATGGTCTTCGGCTCCGCCATTGGCCCGGGCATCAGCGGTGTCCTGATCGACTGGGGCCTTAGTTTTCCACAGCAGATGTGGGGCTATGCGGTCTATTTCGCGGTGGCCGGAGTCATCATCACGCTGGGATTGCTGCCGGCGCGGAAATTGTTGCCATCAGCGCCTGAGGTAGACATACAACGCACCTGA